Proteins encoded by one window of Chondromyces crocatus:
- a CDS encoding S1 RNA-binding domain-containing protein, whose product MPQDPKESFASLFEHGTGGVRPSRRHQVGDQIEVTIVAITREAIFADLGGKQEGVFERPALSTPDGAVQVEIGSRVSAQVAGFDKETGQARLKPLVVRAAPDGSAPQKAAGPVLVEGSHIKGKVVSIERFGVFVQIQGAPPRSGRGLVPTAETGTPRGADLRKAFTVGQDVEAKILSVDEVGRIRLSFAALKSDAERKEFESFAKGTKKEQNANPRSLGTLGDLLSKRGKR is encoded by the coding sequence ATGCCCCAGGATCCCAAGGAATCGTTCGCCTCCCTGTTCGAGCACGGCACTGGCGGGGTGCGGCCGTCGCGCCGCCACCAGGTCGGGGACCAGATCGAGGTCACCATCGTCGCCATCACCCGCGAGGCCATCTTTGCCGACCTGGGCGGCAAGCAAGAGGGGGTGTTCGAGCGGCCGGCTCTCTCCACGCCGGACGGGGCCGTGCAGGTGGAAATCGGGTCCCGGGTCTCGGCCCAGGTGGCCGGCTTCGACAAGGAGACGGGGCAGGCGCGGTTGAAGCCGCTGGTGGTCCGCGCAGCGCCCGACGGGTCGGCGCCGCAGAAGGCGGCGGGGCCGGTGCTGGTGGAGGGCTCGCACATCAAGGGGAAGGTGGTGAGCATCGAGCGGTTCGGCGTGTTCGTGCAGATCCAGGGGGCGCCGCCGCGCTCGGGGCGGGGGCTCGTGCCGACCGCCGAGACGGGGACGCCGCGCGGTGCCGACCTGCGGAAGGCCTTCACGGTGGGGCAGGACGTGGAGGCGAAGATCCTGAGCGTCGACGAGGTGGGGCGGATCCGGCTCTCGTTCGCGGCCCTCAAGTCGGACGCGGAGCGCAAGGAGTTCGAGTCGTTCGCGAAGGGCACCAAGAAGGAGCAGAACGCGAACCCGAGGAGCCTCGGCACCCTCGGCGATCTGCTGTCCAAGCGCGGCAAGCGCTGA
- a CDS encoding FG-GAP-like repeat-containing protein, with the protein MLVVGACSDAGSLLLWSSTSQALWEASPSPPIPPLLCLGPDDGPSPFPPDLAQGPTAAAGTLPGSFSVTSTGEATYTIPVPTLPGRAGVEPSLAIAYDSALGEGLLGIGFHLQGLSSVDRCPRNVAQDGHIAAVRDAEDDALCLDGQRLVPVDPQPGRAPREYRTFPDSFTRVEADFAESEGWPAERGPKRLRAHSKAGLIYEYGGESSGRVLAREQVVRSWLLTRLSDRDGNTMEVVYRNDLHAKGYTVEHAPQRLTYTGHPRVPASRTVEFTYGPLESADVRVLYARGMELRRSLSLRSIQMFGPGQVLARELRFGYGHGPATGRLRLEAVRECGGDGTCKPPTRFTWHTAGAAGYMQQQTPVEVPLSERGTLMTMDVSGDGLDDLVTSDMVVEAGTEQPITRWSVALNRSQELTPAFFEAAASGQEQPHFIDGEPPYQPELGTPLDYDHDGRMDLFLHDVHGQALTWEVLLSDGDGTFTRRDTGVPRPFTMGMTPAGLRSPDASTHLVDVDGDGMVDLLQCYQSAHEQLWYLHRWTAAAGGFAPHGDRVHTLTPYPCHAELHAIDIDADGRVDLVMQELVLVGSQVRAGSQYVAFSYELSDGAWTRALTGLRLTPPGDRVFFLDVNGDGLPDAVQSNRDDEQLYTSMNTGAGFVDPGPSLATPTLGAARFVRFASVLDHNADGRQDLLLAMSDGGSESLPAWKVLQATGKVGPGTFEVVHPGLPMGIVLQQDELPTPDHPLTPRVTDVNGDGAQDLLYAFNNQVHVFENVLGQEDLLAAVTDGMNAHDPEDAEYLPNVQIRYDHLIDRARTTAGFEDTTGIPSPEQRTYRPLEHSDEDQCRYPVRCVVGHRRVVSGYVLNNGADRPRTFQVAYRNGRHHRLGRGFLGFGTRIVRDLDTGAGTAEFYDNVTFDGAFQAFPFRGQVQRSWRWSPSLPLDAHSAEPVSVELLTTRSYPALIPTQAGTYFTLSLLEGKSRHQGTFSPGSGKTLEEAVRALEGDLASRMSDTLRTVSDFDLYGNILAEQTQTDGVDLELSVTRTFENDPLSWRLGELTRETTCSKAGGETQCRVMHRSYDARGHVRLERVGGEPFDPEMQLDVWFSRDALGNIHSTRSRDGTGQVRATCTSYDALGLMPHAHRNLEGHQSYTRYDPALGVLRASVDPNGLVSRWAYDGFGRVTLESLPGRMPTSIRRTWTKDGGAAGNAWNLKVRTSSVGGQDETVQFDGLGREVRWWWQALDVGAEQAPRMMQEVGFDARGEHLAWRSLPIADPAPPGSVQLRETWSYDGMGRVLRHVTPWGAETTHEYVGRDEVITAPGQAVTRIASDPLGRPMAVGDPEGGGTRYTYGPFGGLRTVTTPAGATTLTERDAFGRVRRQLSPDRGVSTAHYDGYGQKISSLDAAGREVTTSYDTLGRIYRQVDEDGVTEFRWDDAQHGIGQLALVVSPGGHRLRYGFDHVGRPATTTLELGGESFTSRLSYDLSGRLKRIEYPSAPGIGSFAVEREYDPYGRLRALKDAGSGAEFWRATAIDAGNRITRERFGGGTATTLRTFDAARERVSRIETQASGVHVQQLSYLWNDRRKLVERSDGIHANVERFRYDLLDRLTCAQFGLINAALCQRPFTYGPDGNLLQKPGVGAYEYDPAQPHAVARAGGAFYGYDAVGNQTSRPGATIAYTAFDLPKRIALTSGDTVDFEYDGLQQRVRKTTATQEVVSFGELYERVTDVVTGAVEHRYHVRNDERVISLVRRSAAQGTRTLHVHADHLGSIDVLTDGMTGTVAEQRSYDAFGAPRHPDWGSGQTASPHELSSLGFTGHEADLDLGLVNMKGRIYDPKLGQFLTPDPLVPRPLFGQSWNAYSYVLNSPLSLVDPSGFQEQPPATEDGCSQGCTVWVFGPPREPKPPAPPKVVEGNLEEAAGAGSTQTPVDVGTSGVRGGWSPQLPATLQALGRGDAIARRIMDGVRIGMARMLLESAKLGILGGASRVYVAYTTITAAWNGYKESGIPGALDAVNPASQMVEAGVEAYEAAAAEDWESAGASLFKAGSIGMSILATAVGVGGALTATVGSTAKAAGRAGARPTGGVPNPHGSRGGPAHRATIERRIDELRTQGHQHVGGGSLPEEVIPTPGGSKTFRRPDITMLAPDGRMYRENVGRSANGGHPVARELRALDDIEAATGQRPGYTPYDR; encoded by the coding sequence GTGCTCGTCGTCGGCGCGTGCAGTGACGCGGGCTCTCTGCTCCTCTGGTCGAGCACCTCCCAGGCCCTCTGGGAGGCCTCCCCGAGCCCGCCGATCCCTCCGCTCCTGTGCCTTGGCCCTGACGACGGTCCCTCCCCGTTCCCGCCTGACCTCGCGCAGGGGCCCACCGCCGCAGCAGGCACCCTTCCAGGCTCCTTCTCGGTCACGAGCACGGGCGAGGCGACGTACACGATCCCGGTTCCCACGCTGCCAGGCCGCGCCGGCGTCGAGCCTTCGCTCGCGATTGCCTACGACAGCGCGCTGGGCGAGGGGCTCCTCGGCATCGGCTTCCACCTGCAAGGCCTCTCGTCCGTCGATCGCTGCCCTCGTAACGTCGCGCAAGACGGTCACATCGCAGCCGTCCGGGATGCCGAGGACGACGCGCTGTGCCTCGATGGGCAACGGCTCGTCCCCGTGGACCCGCAGCCAGGACGGGCGCCGAGGGAGTACCGCACATTCCCGGACAGCTTCACGCGCGTCGAGGCCGACTTCGCGGAGAGCGAGGGGTGGCCGGCGGAGCGTGGGCCAAAGCGGCTGCGGGCACATAGCAAAGCGGGGCTGATCTACGAATACGGTGGAGAATCGTCGGGCCGGGTGCTCGCGCGGGAGCAGGTGGTGCGGTCGTGGCTGCTGACGCGGCTCAGCGACCGGGATGGCAACACGATGGAGGTGGTCTACCGGAATGACCTCCACGCGAAGGGCTATACCGTCGAGCACGCGCCGCAGCGGCTCACGTACACCGGGCACCCGAGGGTGCCGGCCTCGCGCACGGTGGAGTTCACGTATGGGCCGCTGGAGTCGGCGGACGTACGCGTGCTCTACGCCCGCGGGATGGAGCTGCGCCGCTCGCTGAGCTTGCGCTCGATCCAGATGTTCGGGCCGGGGCAGGTGCTCGCCCGAGAGCTGCGCTTCGGTTACGGGCATGGGCCGGCGACGGGTCGTTTGCGGCTGGAGGCGGTCCGGGAGTGCGGGGGAGATGGGACGTGCAAGCCGCCGACGCGCTTCACCTGGCACACGGCTGGAGCGGCTGGGTACATGCAGCAGCAAACGCCTGTGGAGGTGCCGCTGTCGGAGCGCGGGACGCTGATGACGATGGACGTCAGCGGCGATGGCCTCGACGACCTGGTGACGTCGGACATGGTGGTGGAGGCCGGCACGGAGCAGCCGATCACCCGCTGGTCAGTCGCGCTCAACCGGAGCCAGGAGTTGACGCCGGCATTCTTCGAGGCGGCCGCCTCCGGGCAGGAGCAGCCGCACTTCATCGACGGGGAGCCGCCGTACCAGCCGGAGCTGGGGACGCCGCTCGACTACGACCACGATGGCCGGATGGACCTGTTTCTGCACGATGTGCACGGGCAGGCGCTGACATGGGAAGTGCTGCTGTCGGATGGCGATGGGACGTTTACGCGGCGGGACACCGGCGTCCCGCGTCCCTTCACGATGGGCATGACGCCGGCTGGGTTGCGCAGCCCGGATGCGTCGACGCACCTGGTGGATGTCGACGGCGATGGGATGGTGGACCTGCTCCAGTGCTACCAGAGCGCGCACGAGCAGCTCTGGTATCTGCACCGCTGGACGGCGGCGGCAGGAGGCTTCGCGCCGCACGGGGATCGGGTGCATACGCTGACGCCGTACCCGTGCCACGCCGAGCTGCACGCGATCGATATCGACGCGGATGGGCGGGTGGACCTGGTGATGCAGGAGCTGGTCCTCGTCGGGAGCCAGGTGCGGGCAGGGTCGCAGTACGTCGCGTTCTCGTACGAGCTGTCCGATGGAGCGTGGACGCGCGCGCTGACGGGGCTGCGGCTGACGCCACCGGGTGACCGGGTGTTCTTCCTCGACGTCAACGGGGATGGGCTGCCCGATGCGGTGCAGAGCAACCGGGACGATGAGCAGCTGTACACGTCGATGAACACGGGCGCGGGCTTCGTGGATCCGGGGCCGAGCCTGGCGACGCCGACGCTCGGAGCCGCGAGGTTCGTTCGTTTCGCGTCGGTGCTCGATCACAACGCCGATGGGCGGCAAGACCTGCTGCTCGCGATGAGTGATGGGGGCTCGGAGTCGCTGCCCGCGTGGAAGGTGCTTCAGGCGACGGGGAAGGTCGGGCCAGGGACGTTCGAGGTGGTCCATCCCGGGCTGCCGATGGGCATTGTGCTCCAGCAGGACGAGCTGCCCACGCCCGACCACCCGCTCACGCCGCGGGTCACCGATGTGAATGGGGATGGGGCGCAGGATCTGCTCTATGCGTTCAACAACCAGGTCCATGTGTTCGAGAATGTCCTCGGTCAGGAGGATCTGCTCGCGGCCGTGACGGACGGCATGAATGCGCATGACCCGGAGGACGCCGAGTACCTGCCCAACGTGCAGATCCGGTACGACCACCTGATCGATCGTGCTCGGACGACGGCGGGCTTCGAGGACACGACGGGAATCCCGTCACCCGAGCAGCGCACCTACCGGCCTCTGGAGCACAGCGATGAGGACCAGTGCCGCTATCCGGTGCGGTGCGTGGTCGGGCATCGGCGGGTGGTGAGCGGCTATGTGCTCAACAATGGCGCGGACCGGCCGCGCACCTTTCAGGTGGCCTACCGCAATGGCCGCCACCATCGCCTGGGCCGCGGGTTTCTGGGGTTCGGGACGAGGATCGTGCGTGACCTCGACACCGGCGCGGGGACGGCAGAGTTCTACGACAACGTCACGTTTGATGGGGCGTTCCAGGCCTTTCCCTTCCGAGGGCAGGTGCAGCGATCGTGGCGCTGGAGCCCGAGCTTGCCGCTGGACGCGCACAGCGCAGAGCCGGTGTCGGTCGAGCTGCTGACGACGCGGAGCTACCCGGCGCTGATCCCCACGCAGGCGGGGACGTACTTCACGCTCTCGCTGCTGGAGGGGAAGAGCCGTCATCAGGGCACGTTCTCGCCGGGGAGTGGAAAGACGCTCGAAGAAGCCGTGCGCGCTCTGGAGGGGGATCTCGCCTCGCGGATGAGCGACACGCTGCGCACCGTCAGCGACTTCGATCTCTACGGGAACATCCTCGCCGAGCAGACGCAGACTGACGGCGTCGACCTCGAACTCTCGGTGACACGCACCTTCGAGAACGACCCGCTCTCCTGGCGCCTCGGCGAGCTGACGCGAGAGACGACGTGCAGCAAGGCGGGCGGCGAGACCCAGTGCCGGGTGATGCACCGAAGCTATGACGCGCGCGGGCATGTGCGCCTGGAACGCGTTGGGGGCGAGCCCTTCGACCCGGAGATGCAGCTCGATGTCTGGTTCTCCCGGGACGCGCTGGGCAACATCCACAGCACCCGGTCGCGCGACGGGACGGGGCAGGTACGGGCGACCTGCACCAGCTACGACGCGCTGGGCTTGATGCCCCATGCGCACCGCAACCTGGAGGGCCACCAGAGCTACACGCGCTACGACCCAGCACTGGGCGTGCTGCGCGCGTCGGTGGACCCCAACGGTCTGGTGAGCCGCTGGGCCTACGATGGTTTCGGCCGGGTGACGCTGGAGAGCCTCCCAGGGCGCATGCCCACGTCCATCCGGCGTACGTGGACGAAGGACGGTGGAGCGGCTGGCAACGCCTGGAACCTGAAGGTTCGCACCTCCTCGGTGGGCGGCCAGGACGAGACCGTGCAGTTCGATGGTCTCGGGCGTGAAGTGCGCTGGTGGTGGCAAGCGCTCGACGTGGGGGCAGAGCAAGCGCCGCGGATGATGCAGGAGGTCGGCTTCGATGCGCGGGGCGAGCACCTCGCCTGGCGCTCGCTGCCGATCGCGGATCCTGCACCACCAGGCAGCGTGCAGCTCCGGGAAACGTGGTCCTACGACGGAATGGGGCGGGTGCTCCGGCACGTCACGCCGTGGGGGGCGGAGACGACGCACGAGTATGTCGGGCGGGACGAGGTCATCACCGCGCCTGGGCAGGCCGTCACCCGCATCGCCAGTGATCCGCTCGGCAGGCCCATGGCGGTGGGCGATCCTGAAGGTGGCGGCACCCGCTACACCTACGGTCCCTTCGGCGGGCTGCGGACGGTGACCACGCCTGCTGGCGCCACGACGTTGACCGAGCGCGATGCCTTCGGTCGGGTGCGACGGCAGCTGAGTCCGGACCGGGGGGTCTCCACAGCCCACTACGACGGCTATGGGCAGAAGATCTCGTCGCTCGATGCGGCAGGACGCGAGGTCACGACCAGCTACGACACGCTGGGTCGGATCTACAGGCAGGTCGACGAGGACGGCGTCACCGAGTTCCGGTGGGATGACGCGCAGCATGGGATCGGACAGCTCGCGCTGGTGGTCAGCCCGGGGGGCCATCGGCTGCGCTATGGGTTCGACCACGTCGGACGACCAGCGACGACGACGCTGGAACTCGGCGGCGAAAGCTTCACCAGCCGGCTGTCCTACGATCTCAGCGGGCGGCTCAAGCGGATCGAGTACCCGAGCGCGCCGGGGATCGGCAGCTTCGCTGTCGAGCGGGAGTACGATCCATATGGGCGGCTGCGGGCACTGAAGGACGCAGGATCGGGCGCGGAGTTCTGGCGGGCAACGGCCATCGATGCAGGGAACCGGATCACGCGGGAGCGCTTCGGTGGGGGGACGGCCACGACGCTCCGCACGTTCGATGCGGCACGGGAACGGGTGAGCCGCATCGAGACGCAGGCGTCGGGCGTGCATGTCCAGCAGCTCTCCTACCTCTGGAACGATCGCCGCAAGCTCGTCGAACGCTCCGATGGCATCCACGCCAACGTCGAGCGCTTCCGTTACGATCTCCTGGACCGGCTGACGTGTGCGCAGTTCGGGCTGATCAACGCCGCCCTCTGCCAGCGTCCGTTCACCTACGGACCCGACGGCAACCTGCTTCAGAAGCCCGGCGTCGGCGCTTACGAGTACGACCCGGCGCAGCCCCACGCCGTCGCCCGGGCTGGTGGCGCCTTCTATGGCTACGATGCCGTCGGCAACCAGACCTCGCGACCCGGCGCGACCATCGCCTACACCGCGTTCGACCTACCGAAGCGGATCGCGCTCACCAGCGGCGACACCGTCGACTTCGAGTACGACGGCCTCCAGCAGCGGGTGCGCAAGACCACGGCGACGCAGGAGGTCGTTTCCTTCGGTGAGCTGTATGAGCGGGTGACCGATGTCGTCACGGGGGCCGTCGAGCATCGCTACCATGTCCGCAACGACGAGCGCGTCATCTCTCTGGTACGGCGCTCGGCAGCACAGGGCACGCGCACGCTGCACGTCCATGCCGACCACCTCGGGTCCATCGATGTGCTCACCGACGGCATGACCGGGACCGTCGCTGAGCAGCGCAGCTACGATGCCTTCGGAGCACCGCGCCACCCGGACTGGGGCTCGGGGCAGACGGCGTCACCCCACGAGCTGTCCTCGCTGGGCTTCACCGGGCACGAGGCAGACCTCGACCTCGGCCTCGTGAACATGAAGGGCCGCATCTACGACCCGAAGCTCGGCCAGTTCCTCACGCCGGATCCACTCGTGCCGCGACCTCTCTTCGGGCAGAGCTGGAACGCGTACTCCTACGTACTCAACAGCCCGCTGTCGCTGGTCGATCCCAGTGGGTTTCAAGAGCAGCCACCTGCAACGGAAGACGGATGCTCGCAGGGCTGCACCGTCTGGGTGTTCGGTCCCCCGCGCGAGCCGAAGCCGCCCGCGCCGCCCAAGGTCGTCGAGGGCAACTTGGAGGAAGCCGCGGGCGCTGGTTCGACGCAGACGCCGGTGGATGTCGGGACCTCCGGGGTCCGCGGTGGGTGGAGCCCCCAGCTCCCGGCCACGTTGCAGGCCCTGGGTCGCGGCGACGCCATCGCTCGGCGCATCATGGATGGCGTCCGCATAGGCATGGCCAGGATGCTGCTGGAGTCTGCCAAGCTCGGCATCCTGGGTGGCGCCAGTCGCGTCTACGTCGCGTACACGACGATCACGGCCGCCTGGAATGGCTACAAGGAGAGCGGGATCCCCGGCGCCCTCGATGCCGTCAATCCCGCCAGCCAGATGGTCGAAGCCGGCGTGGAGGCCTACGAGGCCGCCGCCGCGGAGGACTGGGAATCCGCGGGCGCCAGCTTGTTCAAAGCCGGGTCGATCGGCATGTCTATCCTGGCCACCGCTGTTGGGGTGGGTGGAGCGCTCACCGCCACCGTAGGGTCCACAGCAAAGGCGGCAGGAAGAGCAGGGGCGAGGCCCACAGGGGGTGTACCGAATCCGCACGGTAGCCGGGGGGGGCCGGCCCACCGAGCGACGATTGAGCGGCGTATCGACGAACTCAGGACCCAAGGCCATCAACACGTTGGCGGAGGGTCCCTACCAGAAGAAGTGATCCCGACACCGGGTGGGTCGAAAACATTCCGACGCCCTGACATCACGATGCTTGCCCCGGATGGCAGAATGTACCGGGAGAACGTCGGCCGAAGCGCAAACGGGGGCCATCCCGTTGCACGTGAGCTACGAGCCTTGGATGATATTGAGGCGGCGACAGGCCAGCGACCTGGCTACACTCCTTACGATCGGTGA
- a CDS encoding CHAP domain-containing protein, whose amino-acid sequence MKWLAKCSAIALILGAGSFTALGCAVEMDPEEGLELGIEEAEATEAFDDEVEAIGEDGQEIAIGTDTSSATCNQCSNCVLYARCRQPKLPFGLTTYAQKRAIINTQTAKAGYVAIINSGSSYGHVAYVTKVNGSTITIAEGNWPNGKCGTRSGTKAGLKIVGYFKP is encoded by the coding sequence ATGAAGTGGTTGGCAAAGTGCAGCGCGATCGCCCTCATCCTGGGCGCTGGCTCCTTCACGGCCCTCGGCTGTGCCGTCGAGATGGACCCCGAAGAGGGGCTCGAGCTGGGCATCGAGGAGGCCGAGGCCACCGAGGCGTTCGATGACGAGGTCGAGGCGATCGGCGAGGACGGGCAGGAGATCGCGATCGGCACGGACACGTCGAGCGCCACCTGCAACCAGTGCAGCAACTGTGTGCTGTATGCCCGCTGCCGCCAGCCGAAGCTGCCTTTCGGTCTGACGACGTATGCTCAGAAGCGGGCGATCATCAACACGCAGACCGCGAAGGCCGGCTACGTGGCGATCATCAACTCGGGCAGCTCCTACGGTCACGTGGCCTATGTCACCAAGGTGAACGGGTCGACCATCACCATCGCCGAGGGCAACTGGCCCAACGGCAAGTGCGGCACCCGCTCCGGCACCAAGGCCGGGCTGAAGATCGTGGGCTACTTCAAGCCCTGA
- a CDS encoding pentapeptide repeat-containing protein — protein sequence MNRSELRKRRASGEHDLRGVDLSGADLRGFDLRGADLRGADLTEADLHSTDLRGAVLAQSSFDGARLTGARMDASTCERSGFSPDQVEALRRRGVEFIPLETLARPEPDRALDS from the coding sequence ATGAACCGATCCGAGTTACGCAAGCGCCGGGCGTCCGGTGAGCACGACCTCCGTGGTGTGGACCTGAGCGGCGCGGATCTGCGAGGGTTCGACCTGCGGGGCGCTGATCTTCGCGGTGCCGATCTGACGGAGGCCGATCTGCACAGCACCGATCTGCGCGGCGCCGTGCTGGCGCAGTCCTCGTTCGACGGCGCGAGGCTCACCGGAGCGCGCATGGATGCGAGCACCTGCGAGCGCAGCGGCTTCTCGCCGGACCAGGTGGAAGCGCTGCGGCGGCGAGGTGTCGAGTTCATCCCCCTGGAAACGCTGGCACGGCCGGAGCCGGATCGAGCGCTGGACTCGTGA